In Marinobacter antarcticus, one genomic interval encodes:
- a CDS encoding D-amino acid dehydrogenase, protein MHVVVIGAGVVGVTTAFELNRRGHQVTVLERLSMAGNETSKGNAAQRSYGVVYPWADPGMVFKALPWLFKQDGPLKLRVPPSLDAMRFMFSTLRYAWSPGLFGFNKLAMLRLGIHSRERFLKLEDELNLAFDGGHRGLLSLASTPEQLEAYRGTQRVLNEMGIASSLLTPEQVYEAEPGMAGNGPLYGALSYDTDGTGDCQLFSQELAKACENKGVRFRYSVQAERLIANSQAVESVVLRNENGQQETLAADAFVISAGCWSPELVRPLGLKLPIYPVKGYSITVPLKNPEMAPVSTIHDDNYKVVSTRLGDRLRATGFVELADFNRDIPEARIATIRKSVESRFPGCADLDAAETWTGFRPMTPDGPAIIGRGPRRNLYLNTGHGTFGWTFSAGSADVIAQVIDGEEPAVCLDAFRPGRYQE, encoded by the coding sequence ATGCACGTTGTCGTTATTGGTGCTGGCGTTGTGGGCGTAACAACAGCCTTTGAACTGAACCGCCGCGGTCATCAGGTGACGGTGCTTGAGCGCCTCAGCATGGCTGGCAATGAGACCAGCAAAGGCAACGCGGCCCAGCGCTCCTACGGAGTGGTTTACCCTTGGGCAGATCCGGGCATGGTGTTCAAAGCACTGCCTTGGCTCTTCAAGCAGGATGGCCCACTGAAGCTGCGAGTGCCACCCTCCCTGGATGCCATGCGGTTCATGTTTTCTACTCTGCGCTATGCCTGGTCGCCTGGTCTGTTCGGTTTTAACAAGCTCGCCATGCTCCGCCTCGGTATTCATAGCCGCGAGCGGTTTCTGAAACTGGAAGACGAGTTAAATCTGGCGTTTGATGGCGGCCACCGCGGCCTGCTGAGCCTTGCCAGCACGCCTGAACAGCTGGAAGCGTACCGGGGCACACAACGGGTACTGAACGAAATGGGCATCGCCTCCAGCCTGCTGACCCCGGAGCAGGTTTACGAGGCTGAGCCAGGTATGGCCGGGAATGGCCCGCTGTATGGTGCCTTGAGTTACGACACCGATGGCACCGGTGACTGCCAACTGTTTTCTCAAGAGCTGGCAAAAGCCTGTGAAAACAAAGGCGTTCGCTTCCGGTACAGCGTTCAGGCGGAGCGGCTTATCGCCAACAGCCAGGCTGTGGAATCGGTTGTACTGCGCAACGAAAACGGCCAGCAGGAAACCCTTGCTGCGGACGCCTTTGTGATCAGCGCCGGTTGCTGGTCTCCGGAACTGGTTCGCCCCTTGGGCCTCAAACTGCCCATATACCCGGTCAAGGGCTACAGCATTACTGTGCCCCTGAAAAACCCGGAGATGGCACCCGTTTCCACGATCCACGATGATAACTACAAAGTCGTATCCACGCGCCTGGGTGACCGCTTGCGCGCAACCGGTTTTGTGGAACTGGCCGATTTCAATCGGGACATTCCTGAAGCGCGCATTGCCACCATCCGGAAATCCGTTGAGTCCCGCTTCCCGGGCTGTGCAGACCTGGATGCGGCAGAAACCTGGACCGGCTTCCGCCCCATGACCCCGGATGGCCCCGCCATCATCGGTCGCGGCCCGCGCCGCAACCTGTACCTCAACACCGGCCACGGAACTTTCGGCTGGACCTTCTCGGCGGGCAGTGCGGATGTGATTGCGCAGGTGATTGATGGTGAAGAGCCGGCTGTTTGCCTGGATGCCTTCCGCCCGGGGCGCTATCAGGAGTGA
- a CDS encoding ATP-dependent helicase, giving the protein MRDRYPRYQLARTIASMPIHTPESAALDLPDFLTNEQRAIITAGYEHSVITAVAGSGKTSTLAWRIRYLLQQGHDPGRMLVLMFNRSARVDFERKLQEVCHQNGLALPEIRTYHAMGLRLYKRFVREGYLPAFSEKILTEQEISFQAWLLTRRLAPEDLADEIRRNKKDFVETATGFIDLVKTTLSPTEIVFEELGYSDKHRYLIDLFHSFEQWRKGQSRISFADMLYEPVMAIHQNPPLQRLVGNKMDLILVDEYQDTNEIQHLLLRYVAGDRARVTVVGDPDQTIYEFRGAKPEFILKRFSDEFESPLEQTLSYTFRYGHRVALLANHLICHNTGRRDVLCHSHPSTPATETTLHRAENDADTVLQILDQEADVTLANTAILFRVWSQSVPIELKLLARQIPYRIDAGKGALFSREVQAITALLMVVSGKLEKLPEDDRLELARQLLRFPHVGLKEPELEQLARFLAGSANGWHERLLALDFGALAPMAARKLRKLGEVLEQLRGYSGSVAGLITVYAEHTDLYEGVRSLALTHDSAEERIDTIHGFREYLKGLNIDAGGALAHLKALRQQASEKQAGEGALLSTIHRTKGLEWPRVIIPGLQEKYLPHSPRPKDDARASLESERRLLYVAMTRTRQTLHLITRPMSKQPHLDGDQGPSRFVEEFCFDLANEFGRWLDERTPDTDRSLKLEALLTPVSSRYAEQEGITLQGEIKTNDNTISPLWHQPRLNHTIFGAGAVVAEDESSFEVHFAGGEKMNFSKKSAHLYFSIPPR; this is encoded by the coding sequence ATGCGGGACAGGTACCCGCGCTACCAGTTGGCCCGTACAATAGCATCTATGCCAATCCATACCCCCGAATCCGCCGCCCTGGATCTGCCCGATTTTCTCACCAACGAGCAGCGGGCGATTATTACCGCCGGCTACGAGCATTCAGTGATCACCGCAGTAGCAGGCAGTGGCAAAACGTCCACGCTTGCCTGGCGCATCCGCTACCTACTGCAACAGGGCCATGACCCCGGCCGCATGCTGGTACTTATGTTCAACCGCAGTGCCCGGGTGGATTTTGAGCGCAAGCTGCAGGAGGTATGCCACCAGAACGGGCTGGCATTGCCGGAGATACGCACCTATCACGCCATGGGGCTGCGGCTGTATAAGCGGTTTGTGCGGGAGGGCTATCTGCCGGCTTTTTCCGAGAAGATTCTGACCGAGCAAGAGATCAGCTTTCAGGCCTGGCTATTAACACGGCGGCTGGCGCCGGAGGATCTCGCGGACGAGATACGGCGCAACAAGAAGGATTTTGTGGAGACCGCAACGGGGTTTATTGATCTGGTAAAGACTACCCTGTCACCCACCGAGATAGTGTTTGAAGAGCTGGGCTACTCCGATAAGCACCGCTACCTGATCGACCTGTTCCACAGCTTCGAGCAGTGGCGTAAAGGACAAAGCCGGATCAGTTTCGCGGATATGCTGTACGAGCCGGTGATGGCGATTCACCAGAACCCACCCCTACAGCGGCTGGTGGGGAACAAAATGGATCTGATTCTGGTCGACGAGTATCAGGACACCAATGAGATTCAGCACCTGCTGTTACGCTATGTTGCCGGAGACAGAGCCCGCGTAACGGTGGTAGGAGACCCGGATCAGACCATTTATGAATTCCGGGGCGCGAAGCCGGAGTTTATTCTCAAACGCTTCAGCGATGAGTTTGAGAGCCCGCTGGAGCAGACACTGAGTTACACCTTTCGCTATGGTCACCGCGTAGCCCTGCTGGCCAACCACCTGATCTGCCACAACACCGGGCGCAGGGATGTGCTGTGCCACTCCCACCCTTCCACACCGGCCACGGAAACCACTCTGCACCGGGCTGAGAACGACGCGGATACCGTGTTGCAGATCCTTGATCAAGAAGCGGACGTCACTCTGGCGAATACAGCGATCCTGTTCCGGGTCTGGAGCCAGAGTGTGCCAATTGAACTCAAATTGCTGGCGCGGCAGATTCCCTACCGAATAGATGCCGGCAAGGGCGCGCTGTTCAGTCGCGAAGTGCAAGCGATCACCGCGCTGTTGATGGTGGTTTCCGGAAAACTGGAGAAACTGCCGGAGGACGACAGGTTGGAGCTGGCCCGGCAGCTTCTGCGCTTTCCCCACGTAGGCCTCAAAGAGCCGGAGCTGGAGCAGCTGGCGCGATTTCTTGCAGGGTCTGCCAACGGCTGGCACGAACGTTTGCTGGCGCTGGATTTTGGGGCGCTGGCGCCCATGGCTGCGCGCAAACTGCGCAAGCTGGGTGAGGTTCTGGAACAGTTGCGCGGCTACTCAGGCTCCGTTGCTGGTCTGATCACGGTTTATGCGGAGCACACCGACCTGTATGAAGGTGTCCGCAGTCTGGCGCTGACTCATGACAGCGCGGAGGAACGCATTGATACGATTCACGGATTTCGCGAATATCTGAAAGGCCTGAATATTGATGCCGGGGGCGCCCTTGCACACCTCAAGGCGCTGCGACAACAGGCCAGCGAGAAGCAGGCTGGCGAGGGTGCTTTGCTCTCCACCATTCACCGCACCAAGGGGCTGGAGTGGCCGCGGGTGATCATACCCGGGCTGCAGGAAAAATATCTGCCCCACAGCCCGAGACCCAAAGATGATGCACGGGCGTCTCTGGAAAGCGAGCGCAGGCTTCTGTACGTCGCCATGACACGCACCCGGCAAACGCTGCACCTGATCACCCGACCAATGAGCAAACAACCCCATCTGGATGGCGATCAGGGCCCTAGCCGCTTTGTCGAAGAATTCTGCTTTGATCTGGCCAATGAGTTCGGGCGCTGGCTGGATGAACGGACACCGGATACCGATCGCTCACTGAAGCTGGAAGCACTCCTGACACCGGTCAGCTCACGTTATGCCGAACAGGAAGGTATTACTCTGCAAGGCGAGATTAAGACAAATGACAACACCATCTCACCCTTGTGGCACCAGCCGCGTCTTAATCACACCATTTTCGGCGCAGGCGCAGTAGTCGCAGAAGACGAAAGCTCTTTTGAGGTTCATTTTGCCGGCGGTGAGAAAATGAATTTCAGCAAAAAAAGCGCCCATCTCTATTTCAGCATTCCACCCCGCTAA
- a CDS encoding response regulator, producing the protein MMPDNSLKRILMIEDEPDIRAVAELALEAIGGFELTACESGQQALEQIGECQPQLIVLDVMMPGMDGPATLKAIRRLPGHAATPAVFMTAKVQSDEVQGYLALGAVGVIPKPFDPLILADQIREIWNETCAIG; encoded by the coding sequence ATGATGCCAGACAACAGTCTTAAACGTATTCTGATGATTGAAGATGAGCCGGATATCCGCGCGGTAGCGGAACTGGCTCTGGAAGCCATTGGCGGGTTTGAGCTGACGGCTTGTGAATCCGGACAGCAGGCGCTGGAACAGATTGGTGAATGCCAGCCCCAGCTGATCGTTCTGGATGTCATGATGCCGGGGATGGATGGTCCGGCAACCCTGAAAGCCATCCGGCGTTTGCCGGGCCATGCTGCGACACCAGCCGTGTTCATGACCGCGAAGGTTCAGAGCGATGAAGTTCAAGGTTATCTGGCGCTGGGCGCAGTGGGCGTTATTCCTAAACCATTTGATCCGCTCATATTGGCCGACCAGATCAGGGAAATCTGGAACGAGACCTGTGCTATCGGTTAA
- a CDS encoding HDOD domain-containing protein gives MYVLILEDDELVGDLLETVVASAYPGATIRLFTLLQAALISWAQQPADLVITDRNLPDGSGLELIRAVRQTSGETPVLMISGRTDRDSILAAAHLGISGYISKPFQVDALHQRLTGLVPASFVHGSGANTLDEKMQAACQSAIQLPGQIDTAAVLALMANRDELDAITLAKQWKQEPALSAKMLDVANSASFRRSGTSVKTPKEAISVIGVSMALNQALALSLDIAGKLTCPHLAERARIEQEQALRVAEAASNLARKVGDNPAIYYTAGLLSRAGELAALKVLQNHCDQSGEPPELEQIDSAITFWAEMLGNRIKVQWHLPLDLRELIGAVYFLSKSNVSRSKLVMRASALLVAEQAESPECRTLLRRLGIEHSEKSRDDARQQS, from the coding sequence ATGTATGTGTTGATTCTCGAAGATGATGAGCTGGTAGGTGATTTACTGGAGACCGTTGTGGCCAGTGCTTATCCGGGCGCCACTATCCGGCTTTTTACCTTGCTGCAGGCTGCGCTCATTAGCTGGGCGCAGCAGCCCGCAGACCTTGTCATCACTGACCGGAATCTGCCAGATGGCTCCGGTCTGGAGCTGATTCGTGCGGTTCGGCAAACCAGCGGCGAGACTCCTGTGCTCATGATCAGCGGCCGCACTGACCGTGACTCCATTCTTGCGGCGGCTCACTTGGGTATTAGCGGTTACATAAGCAAACCGTTCCAGGTAGATGCGCTGCACCAGCGGCTGACAGGGCTGGTGCCGGCTTCGTTCGTTCATGGTAGCGGGGCAAATACTCTGGATGAGAAAATGCAGGCAGCCTGCCAATCTGCGATACAGCTGCCAGGTCAGATTGACACAGCTGCAGTCCTTGCTCTCATGGCAAACCGCGACGAGCTGGACGCCATCACGCTTGCGAAACAATGGAAGCAGGAGCCTGCTCTGAGTGCCAAGATGCTGGATGTGGCGAACAGCGCTTCATTCCGACGCTCCGGTACGTCGGTAAAAACGCCAAAAGAGGCAATCAGCGTGATTGGCGTTTCCATGGCGCTGAATCAAGCGCTTGCGCTATCGCTGGATATTGCCGGCAAGTTAACCTGTCCGCACCTCGCTGAGCGCGCGCGCATTGAACAGGAACAGGCGTTGCGAGTTGCTGAGGCTGCCAGTAATCTCGCCAGAAAGGTGGGTGACAACCCGGCGATCTATTACACGGCGGGCCTGTTGAGCAGGGCCGGGGAATTGGCGGCGCTAAAAGTTCTACAGAACCACTGCGACCAGAGCGGCGAGCCACCGGAGCTTGAGCAGATTGACTCCGCCATTACCTTTTGGGCGGAAATGCTGGGTAACCGAATCAAGGTGCAGTGGCATTTACCTCTGGATCTTCGGGAACTGATTGGTGCCGTATATTTCTTGAGCAAGAGCAACGTCAGCCGGTCAAAACTGGTGATGCGAGCGTCTGCGTTGCTGGTGGCGGAGCAGGCCGAAAGCCCTGAGTGCCGTACATTATTGCGAAGGCTGGGTATTGAGCACAGTGAGAAGAGCAGGGATGATGCCAGACAACAGTCTTAA
- a CDS encoding lysine exporter LysO family protein, which translates to MLTGALLILAPLFLGFALSLENRRLMAAIHYLVEALVYFILALLGLGLGQMEGLVGQLGAMAGQMSTLVVVLFVANMAGLWLLHRWRPMVPEHRDASSGGAGYVRLFMAALKPLLAVLAGLLSGYFLLPELPQAEQLATWSLMLLLFLIGLQLRNAGLSLRKLLMNTQGLGIAVVLVASSLLAGVLLIPVLGLPWHDVLALASGFGWYSLSGIVIGDALGPAWGGVAFLNDVLREIIALAIIPLVIGSRPAMAIGYGGATSMDFTLPVIRSNGGLSCVPVAIASGFLLSFLSPVLMGVFLSLG; encoded by the coding sequence ATGCTGACCGGCGCGTTACTGATTCTTGCCCCCCTGTTTTTGGGCTTTGCGCTGTCGCTTGAAAACCGCCGCTTGATGGCCGCTATTCATTATCTGGTGGAAGCTCTGGTGTACTTCATCCTGGCTCTGCTGGGGCTTGGTCTGGGCCAGATGGAAGGGCTGGTGGGTCAGCTTGGAGCTATGGCAGGCCAAATGTCGACTCTGGTGGTGGTTCTGTTTGTTGCCAATATGGCAGGACTGTGGCTGCTTCACCGCTGGCGGCCCATGGTACCGGAGCACCGGGATGCGTCCTCTGGCGGCGCTGGTTACGTGCGTCTGTTCATGGCCGCTCTGAAACCTCTGCTTGCGGTGCTGGCGGGCTTGTTGTCGGGCTACTTTCTGTTGCCAGAACTGCCGCAAGCGGAGCAGCTGGCCACCTGGTCCTTGATGCTTCTGCTGTTCCTGATTGGCCTGCAGTTGCGCAATGCCGGGCTTTCCCTGCGCAAATTGCTTATGAACACCCAGGGCTTGGGTATTGCGGTAGTACTTGTGGCCAGCTCTCTGCTGGCGGGCGTGCTGCTGATTCCTGTGCTGGGACTGCCCTGGCACGATGTACTGGCGCTGGCTTCCGGGTTTGGCTGGTATTCGCTCTCGGGAATTGTGATCGGTGATGCCCTGGGGCCCGCCTGGGGCGGGGTGGCATTCCTGAATGACGTGCTTCGTGAGATTATTGCGCTAGCCATTATACCGCTGGTTATCGGCAGCCGACCCGCCATGGCCATCGGTTATGGCGGAGCCACTTCCATGGACTTCACGCTTCCGGTGATCCGCAGTAATGGCGGGCTGAGCTGTGTACCGGTCGCCATTGCTTCAGGTTTTCTGCTGTCTTTTCTGTCGCCAGTTCTGATGGGTGTTTTTTTGTCTCTCGGCTAG
- a CDS encoding TatD family hydrolase has product MSKKRREIPVFDHPIIETHCHLDYLKDRPLEETLEETRRVNIERVITIAVAPGNLAPVRELSTKAPWLFGTQGIHPHEAESYSDAVEAEIRTHARDDKIVAVGEIGLDYFYDNADRAIQREVFRRQLQIASDSDRPVVIHSRDADVDTIAILKEFEQSLKRRGVIHSFTSGPGLARYALDQGWNLGFNGITTFNKAENVRDIVRMAPLSQILLETDAPFLTPVPYRGRENAPFYLPFVAEKIAEVKDLPLEEVIIQTYQNSLQTFFPEQ; this is encoded by the coding sequence ATGAGTAAAAAACGTCGCGAGATTCCCGTATTCGATCACCCGATCATCGAGACTCACTGTCACTTGGATTACCTCAAGGATCGGCCCCTGGAGGAAACCCTGGAGGAAACCAGGAGGGTGAACATCGAGCGGGTGATTACCATTGCTGTTGCACCGGGCAACCTGGCGCCGGTGCGCGAACTCAGCACAAAAGCCCCGTGGCTTTTCGGCACTCAAGGCATCCATCCCCATGAGGCGGAAAGTTACAGCGATGCCGTTGAAGCTGAAATTCGCACTCACGCCCGGGACGACAAGATCGTCGCGGTTGGCGAGATCGGGCTGGATTATTTCTATGACAACGCTGATCGCGCCATCCAGCGTGAGGTTTTCCGGCGCCAGCTTCAGATTGCCTCCGACAGCGACCGCCCGGTGGTTATCCATAGCCGTGATGCAGACGTGGATACAATAGCTATACTCAAAGAGTTCGAGCAGTCCCTCAAGCGCCGTGGCGTAATCCACAGCTTTACGTCTGGCCCAGGCCTCGCAAGATATGCGCTGGATCAGGGCTGGAATCTCGGCTTCAATGGCATTACTACTTTCAACAAGGCAGAGAACGTGCGGGATATTGTTCGTATGGCACCCCTCAGCCAGATTCTTCTAGAAACCGATGCCCCGTTTCTCACGCCAGTGCCCTATCGTGGCCGGGAGAATGCGCCTTTCTATCTGCCGTTTGTGGCTGAGAAAATCGCCGAAGTGAAAGATCTGCCGCTGGAAGAAGTGATTATCCAGACCTATCAGAACAGCCTGCAAACGTTTTTCCCTGAGCAATGA
- a CDS encoding OmpA family protein: MSIMRPIAMAAIASTLAAPALADRNETVYVNPFAAFQLFDDDRDLSESGTFGVGLEYRFKPNWAIEAMFSRADADRKYVSGSSDFEEIRVDGTYYFAPQDKAWNPYVSLGLGNADFGVNDASGVRTAGTNHDETRVNVGTGVRYNISDSLSLRGDLREFHGIDESTFDTQVALGISFAFNRTVASAAPAPADMDGDGVPDSRDQCPGTPTGATVDSTGCEPDADRDGVPDLRDACPDTPSGAVVDMRGCELDSDNDGVVDTQDLCPNTTAGAEVDDTGCEGIVVKTIETFTIEVQFPTNSSVIGHTYDAEISRVADALNDNPGTVVEIAGHADSMGKASYNQRLSQRRAEAVAARLTGPLGVDPAKVRARGYGESEPVASNATAAGRAENRRVEARIQILR; this comes from the coding sequence ATGAGCATCATGCGCCCGATCGCGATGGCCGCCATCGCCAGTACTCTTGCGGCCCCAGCCTTGGCTGATCGCAATGAAACGGTTTACGTTAACCCTTTCGCCGCTTTTCAGCTTTTTGATGATGACCGTGATCTGAGTGAATCAGGCACATTTGGCGTGGGTCTGGAATACCGGTTCAAGCCGAACTGGGCGATTGAAGCGATGTTCTCCCGGGCTGATGCAGACCGCAAGTACGTCTCCGGGTCGTCAGATTTTGAAGAAATCCGCGTGGACGGCACATACTACTTTGCCCCTCAGGACAAAGCCTGGAACCCTTATGTTTCTTTAGGTTTAGGTAACGCTGACTTTGGTGTGAACGATGCCAGCGGCGTGCGTACCGCCGGTACCAACCACGATGAAACCCGCGTTAACGTGGGTACAGGTGTGCGGTATAATATAAGCGATTCCTTATCTCTGCGGGGCGACCTGCGCGAATTTCACGGCATCGACGAAAGCACCTTTGATACCCAGGTTGCTCTCGGCATCAGTTTTGCGTTTAACCGCACGGTTGCAAGCGCAGCGCCTGCTCCAGCAGACATGGACGGTGACGGCGTGCCGGATTCCCGCGACCAGTGCCCTGGCACCCCGACTGGCGCAACCGTTGACAGCACTGGTTGTGAGCCAGACGCAGACCGCGATGGTGTACCTGATTTGCGCGATGCCTGCCCGGATACCCCTAGTGGTGCCGTGGTAGACATGCGTGGCTGCGAACTCGACAGCGATAACGACGGTGTCGTCGATACCCAGGATCTTTGCCCGAACACCACCGCTGGTGCGGAAGTGGATGACACGGGCTGCGAAGGTATAGTAGTCAAAACCATCGAGACCTTTACTATTGAGGTTCAGTTCCCGACGAACAGCTCCGTGATCGGCCATACCTACGATGCAGAAATCAGTCGTGTCGCAGATGCCCTCAACGACAACCCGGGAACTGTTGTTGAAATTGCCGGCCACGCCGATAGCATGGGCAAAGCGAGCTATAACCAGCGCCTGTCACAGCGTCGCGCCGAAGCTGTAGCAGCACGCCTGACTGGCCCGCTGGGTGTAGATCCTGCAAAAGTGAGGGCCAGAGGCTATGGTGAATCGGAGCCGGTAGCTTCCAATGCCACCGCCGCTGGCCGTGCTGAAAACCGTCGGGTTGAAGCGCGCATTCAGATTCTCCGTTAA
- a CDS encoding GGDEF domain-containing protein, which yields MSSCCAQPGYAAIAPDSLTGLLKHALAKTELNREYARCNRNGHDSVVAMLDLDHFKQVNDSYGHGTGDMVIKALANLLRHRLRNTDIIGRYGGEEFVVLLPECSLDKAVEVLEALSQDFSRLVFNGGSEEFSVSLSAGVAALNVYESGEQAIEAADRALYQRKRAGRNGVTAASGDLS from the coding sequence ATGAGTTCCTGTTGCGCACAGCCAGGATACGCTGCTATCGCGCCCGACAGTCTTACCGGTCTGTTGAAGCACGCGCTTGCCAAAACCGAGCTGAATCGCGAATACGCGCGCTGTAACCGTAACGGGCATGATTCTGTTGTGGCCATGCTGGATCTGGACCATTTTAAACAGGTCAACGACTCGTATGGCCACGGGACGGGTGACATGGTCATCAAGGCTTTGGCGAACCTGCTGCGCCACCGGTTGCGCAATACAGACATTATCGGCCGCTATGGCGGTGAGGAATTTGTAGTGCTGTTGCCGGAGTGCTCACTGGACAAGGCCGTTGAAGTGCTTGAAGCGCTGAGCCAGGATTTTTCCCGGCTGGTGTTCAACGGAGGCAGCGAGGAATTTTCAGTCAGCCTCAGCGCGGGTGTTGCTGCATTGAACGTCTATGAGTCCGGTGAGCAGGCTATTGAAGCAGCAGACCGAGCACTTTATCAGCGTAAGCGTGCGGGACGTAATGGCGTGACTGCTGCCTCCGGAGATCTGTCGTGA
- a CDS encoding DUF2288 domain-containing protein, translating into MSSSRNNDEIKARLNLETSHIRWHELQTYYARGHVVRVGSDLDLLEVASELAADNRACFEQWLANGDVGDVSPDMARAWYDRNAELWAVVVAPWVLVQNRSDSPVH; encoded by the coding sequence ATGTCGTCCTCTCGCAATAACGATGAAATCAAAGCCAGGCTCAACCTGGAAACCTCCCACATACGCTGGCACGAACTGCAGACCTACTATGCACGGGGTCATGTGGTGCGTGTGGGAAGCGATCTGGACCTGCTGGAGGTGGCCTCCGAGCTGGCCGCTGATAACCGCGCCTGCTTTGAGCAATGGCTCGCCAACGGCGACGTAGGGGACGTATCACCGGATATGGCTCGTGCCTGGTACGACCGCAACGCCGAGCTCTGGGCCGTGGTTGTGGCGCCTTGGGTGCTGGTTCAGAACCGCTCTGACTCGCCGGTGCATTAA
- a CDS encoding HD-GYP domain-containing protein, whose protein sequence is MIKRIPISALKVGMYITDLNNDWIPHNTQRKHGVIKREETIEKIRKMGVQFIYIDARKGTDTQDSETAAEVEERNEEALQKAGEQKPGITPRVSLSEEMVTALGVHSQAQELVGSFMNSAKIGASIDIAPLHKLADELQSSVARNANALGCLGRIREKDNYLLEHSVNLSVLMTVFGQYRELSADIMHQTIVGALLHDLGKILTPDELLHKPGRLSPEEFEVMKLHARHSRDILSATEGIGELSVITAAQHHERMDGSGYPEGLKGEQISVYGRMVAIADVYDAITANRVYHRGMTPTQGLKKLLEWSGDHLDPALVKQFIRCIGLYPVGSLVLLDSGRLGVVVEINEEDQRLPIVRVMYHTKFRMPITVTTIDLSKTSSQDRILRAVDPDEYRIDVRKFLS, encoded by the coding sequence ATGATCAAACGCATCCCCATCTCTGCACTGAAGGTCGGTATGTACATTACCGACCTCAACAACGACTGGATTCCCCATAATACCCAGCGCAAGCATGGCGTTATCAAGCGTGAGGAAACCATCGAAAAGATCCGCAAGATGGGCGTACAGTTTATCTATATCGATGCCCGGAAGGGCACGGATACCCAGGATTCGGAAACAGCGGCAGAAGTAGAAGAGCGTAACGAAGAAGCATTGCAAAAAGCGGGTGAACAAAAGCCCGGTATTACGCCACGGGTTTCTCTTTCCGAGGAGATGGTGACGGCGCTGGGAGTTCATTCGCAGGCACAGGAGCTGGTCGGCAGCTTCATGAACAGCGCCAAGATAGGCGCATCTATCGATATAGCCCCACTCCATAAGCTTGCGGACGAACTGCAAAGCTCAGTAGCGCGGAATGCCAATGCGCTGGGTTGTCTGGGTCGTATTCGCGAAAAAGATAATTACTTGCTCGAGCACTCGGTAAACCTGAGCGTTCTGATGACCGTTTTCGGGCAGTACCGAGAACTTTCTGCCGACATCATGCACCAGACCATTGTGGGCGCCCTGCTCCACGATCTTGGTAAAATCCTGACGCCCGATGAATTGCTGCACAAACCCGGCCGCCTTTCACCGGAAGAGTTTGAAGTCATGAAACTTCATGCCCGGCATTCCCGCGACATTCTGTCTGCAACGGAAGGCATCGGCGAACTCTCCGTGATCACTGCGGCCCAGCACCACGAACGTATGGACGGTTCCGGTTATCCTGAAGGTCTCAAAGGCGAGCAGATTTCAGTTTACGGACGCATGGTCGCCATTGCCGATGTTTATGATGCGATTACCGCAAACCGTGTCTATCACCGGGGCATGACGCCCACTCAGGGCCTCAAGAAGCTTCTGGAGTGGAGCGGTGATCACCTGGACCCGGCGTTGGTAAAGCAGTTCATCCGGTGTATCGGCTTGTACCCGGTGGGATCCCTGGTTCTGCTCGACAGCGGGCGGCTCGGTGTTGTGGTTGAAATCAACGAGGAAGATCAGCGACTACCGATTGTGCGAGTGATGTACCACACAAAATTCCGGATGCCGATTACCGTTACAACCATTGACCTCTCAAAAACCAGTAGCCAAGACCGTATTTTGCGCGCCGTTGACCCGGATGAGTACAGAATTGATGTGCGCAAGTTCCTTTCCTGA
- a CDS encoding DUF4124 domain-containing protein gives MLRLLVGLVFSLAMTVSAQTQVFRCDDAQGNTIFSDTPCSDDAEAIQLRDNRIGGRFNQNLPAPAAAEPEPEKKAGEASEPDSCRFINSTDLRRYLIRGQVVEGMTREHVRSAFGNPPETYGGPQEVWIYQTRYYGALYELTYVYFKDGCVARVEYRKP, from the coding sequence ATGCTCAGATTATTGGTCGGCCTGGTTTTTTCACTCGCGATGACAGTTTCAGCTCAAACGCAGGTGTTCCGCTGTGACGACGCTCAAGGAAACACAATATTTTCCGACACGCCCTGTAGTGACGATGCCGAAGCCATTCAACTCAGAGATAATCGCATCGGGGGTCGTTTCAACCAGAACCTGCCAGCCCCGGCCGCGGCTGAACCGGAGCCAGAGAAAAAAGCCGGCGAAGCATCCGAACCAGACTCCTGTCGCTTTATCAACTCGACGGATCTGCGCCGATATCTGATTCGAGGACAGGTCGTCGAAGGCATGACTCGGGAGCATGTGCGCAGCGCATTCGGTAACCCACCGGAAACCTACGGTGGCCCCCAGGAGGTGTGGATTTATCAGACCCGCTATTACGGTGCACTCTATGAGCTGACCTACGTTTACTTTAAAGACGGCTGTGTTGCGCGAGTGGAATACCGCAAACCCTGA